A window from Chryseobacterium vaccae encodes these proteins:
- a CDS encoding MFS transporter, whose translation MNANLSSAHRILFLNTLAFTICFACWTLNGVLVTYLVDNNIFNWSVVETGWLLGIPILSGSIMRLPLGILTDKYGGKPVFSTLLLLCSIPLFLLYFADSYWIYLLLSVLFGMVGTAFAVGIAFTSAWYPKEWQGRALGIFGMGNAGAALTTFFAPTLLNYLSADDPENGWRMLPIIYGITLTIIGFIFLFFVENKKAAVQNKSVKQLLNPLSKIRVWRFGLYYFLVFGLFVAFSQWLLPYYVSVYQTSLVLAGLLTSAFSLPSGVIRAFGGYLSDKFGARKVMYWVLYSSLVLSGLLMLPKMEILTPGKGITAKKTGTVQSIEKDKIILDNGEFSISSKPEIPQQTSVLPKSFSWQEVLVKHNEKVQKKQLLAQGVTLIKFEAHIWVFSILVILIGIMWGIGKAAVYKHIPEYFPNEVGVVGGMVGLIGGLGGFIGPILFGYLLDFSGLWTSSWIFVFLVSAISLFWMNTIIKKMTHKEAPHIKDRIEHVNCNKD comes from the coding sequence ATGAACGCAAATTTATCTTCCGCCCACAGAATTCTGTTTCTGAATACTTTGGCATTTACGATCTGTTTTGCCTGTTGGACTTTAAACGGTGTTTTAGTTACTTATCTTGTTGACAACAATATTTTCAACTGGTCTGTGGTAGAAACAGGCTGGCTTTTGGGAATCCCTATTCTTTCAGGCTCTATCATGAGACTTCCCTTAGGGATTTTAACAGATAAATATGGAGGAAAACCTGTATTCTCAACTTTACTTTTACTTTGCAGCATACCTTTATTTTTATTATATTTTGCAGATTCTTATTGGATCTATTTGTTATTAAGTGTCCTATTCGGAATGGTGGGCACAGCATTTGCCGTAGGTATTGCCTTCACTTCTGCTTGGTACCCGAAAGAATGGCAGGGACGTGCATTGGGAATATTCGGAATGGGAAATGCAGGAGCTGCTCTTACTACATTTTTTGCTCCTACTCTGCTCAATTATCTATCTGCTGATGATCCGGAAAACGGATGGAGAATGCTTCCCATCATCTACGGAATTACGTTAACGATCATCGGATTTATATTCCTGTTTTTTGTTGAAAATAAAAAAGCAGCAGTTCAGAACAAATCAGTAAAACAGCTTCTTAATCCTTTAAGCAAAATCAGGGTTTGGCGATTCGGTCTGTATTATTTTCTGGTATTCGGCCTGTTTGTTGCTTTCTCACAATGGTTATTGCCTTATTATGTAAGTGTTTACCAAACTTCATTGGTTTTAGCAGGACTTCTTACTTCCGCATTCAGTTTACCGAGCGGTGTGATCCGTGCATTTGGAGGCTATCTCTCAGATAAATTCGGGGCCAGAAAAGTCATGTACTGGGTACTCTATTCTTCTCTGGTCTTAAGCGGATTATTGATGCTTCCTAAAATGGAGATTTTGACACCGGGAAAAGGAATCACTGCAAAAAAAACAGGAACAGTTCAATCCATTGAAAAAGATAAGATTATTCTTGATAACGGAGAATTCAGCATCAGTTCAAAACCTGAAATACCTCAGCAAACCTCTGTATTACCCAAATCATTTTCATGGCAGGAAGTTTTGGTAAAACACAATGAAAAAGTACAGAAAAAACAACTTTTAGCACAGGGCGTTACCCTCATCAAATTTGAAGCACATATATGGGTTTTCTCCATTCTTGTCATTCTTATTGGCATTATGTGGGGAATCGGTAAAGCGGCCGTCTACAAACATATCCCTGAATACTTTCCGAATGAAGTGGGTGTTGTTGGTGGAATGGTAGGGCTTATCGGTGGTTTAGGAGGCTTCATTGGACCTATCTTATTTGGTTATCTCCTAGATTTTTCAGGATTATGGACCAGCTCATGGATTTTCGTGTTCCTGGTTTCAGCCATATCTCTTTTCTGGATGAATACAATAATCAAAAAAATGACACATAAAGAAGCACCACACATTAAGGATAGAATTGAACATGTCAATTGCAACAAAGATTAA
- a CDS encoding MFS transporter — MNDSHWLTNYDSSNEEFWKRSGKKTAWKTLTITTAALTLSFATWFLYSVIVIKLPHIGFQFTDDQLFWMGAMPGLAGGLLRIVNTFLIPIYGTRKVVSVSSLIKIIPVVMLGFAVMNPETSFTYFMVIGFLLGIGGGDFSSFMPSTSLFFPKKEAGTALGIQAGIGNFGVSLVQLLSPLVISLSIFSFMGGGEIIVETGKTIYLENIAFIYVIPLFIIGIWAWFSLKSIPVKASFKEQLDIFKDKHTLYCTMTYIMTFGIFAGFSASFPMMIKNLYVPLDKNLDPLQFAFYGPLIGSASRVIFGKVADKIGGALLTQVTGIALIILICRLILGGYLTPTSPDQFEGFLFIVLAIFFFTGIGNAATFKQFPVIFSDSPRKAAGVIGWTAAVAAFGPFVFNVLITQSRMMTGDSRLFFWFLVVGCVMATAVNWHFYTKSGCERPC; from the coding sequence ATGAATGACTCACATTGGCTCACCAACTATGACTCTTCCAACGAAGAATTCTGGAAACGCAGCGGCAAAAAAACAGCATGGAAAACATTGACCATTACGACTGCGGCTCTCACCTTATCTTTCGCGACCTGGTTTTTATACAGCGTCATCGTTATCAAACTTCCTCACATTGGCTTTCAGTTCACAGATGACCAGCTATTCTGGATGGGAGCAATGCCCGGATTAGCGGGAGGGCTTCTAAGAATTGTCAATACATTTCTAATTCCTATCTATGGTACCAGAAAGGTAGTTTCTGTCAGTTCACTCATCAAGATCATTCCTGTGGTCATGCTTGGATTTGCCGTTATGAATCCTGAGACATCCTTCACTTATTTTATGGTGATTGGATTCTTGTTGGGAATCGGTGGTGGAGACTTTTCATCTTTTATGCCTTCAACATCCTTATTTTTCCCGAAAAAAGAAGCCGGAACCGCACTCGGTATTCAGGCTGGAATCGGTAATTTTGGAGTAAGCCTGGTACAGTTGCTTTCACCACTTGTGATCAGTTTAAGTATCTTTTCATTCATGGGGGGTGGCGAGATCATTGTGGAAACAGGTAAAACCATCTACTTGGAAAATATTGCGTTCATCTATGTTATTCCACTATTTATCATTGGAATCTGGGCATGGTTCTCATTAAAAAGTATTCCGGTAAAGGCATCTTTCAAAGAGCAATTGGACATCTTCAAGGATAAACATACCCTGTACTGTACAATGACCTATATCATGACCTTCGGGATTTTTGCAGGGTTTTCGGCATCCTTCCCTATGATGATCAAAAACCTGTATGTTCCTTTAGACAAAAACCTTGATCCGCTACAGTTTGCATTTTACGGACCGCTTATTGGTTCAGCATCCAGAGTGATCTTTGGAAAAGTTGCTGATAAGATCGGAGGTGCATTACTTACACAGGTTACCGGAATAGCATTGATCATCCTGATTTGCAGATTGATTCTCGGAGGATATTTAACACCTACTTCTCCCGATCAGTTCGAGGGTTTCCTATTTATCGTTTTAGCCATCTTTTTCTTCACAGGAATTGGAAATGCAGCAACGTTCAAGCAATTCCCAGTCATTTTCTCAGATTCTCCGAGAAAAGCAGCCGGAGTTATAGGCTGGACTGCAGCAGTGGCCGCTTTCGGACCTTTTGTGTTCAATGTTTTGATCACACAATCCAGAATGATGACAGGTGATTCAAGGCTCTTTTTCTGGTTTTTGGTAGTGGGTTGCGTAATGGCTACAGCTGTCAACTGGCATTTCTATACCAAATCGGGATGTGAAAGACCTTGTTAA
- a CDS encoding alginate export family protein produces MFKNKITLGILSLAFGLANAQMDSLKMNIDLRTRAELDNGARTLIPKGKSAETTVLSRARVGIDYYYKNLEVYLSAQDVRTWGETASNTGKNQNFTIHEAWAKYQFSGQFSLKLGKQILSYDNERLLGTLDWMMQGRSFETLKGIYTLSPNSKIEAAITYNNDDNDTNDLSEKEIYSISEGGEITKSLQVLHYQFTGNNKFLFSAIALNNILQNPSGTHYDMLTMGINAKKYFENIGFFGSAYYQTGKNTSAQIKSAYQFSINSDFLIHPKINIVAGTEWLSGRSYDTYSGENRSFSPLYGTNHLHNGFMDYFYFGTSHFNGFGLNDYYLKSTFKFNSNSIITGNLHIFTTNGKLGENNLEKKYSSYLGSELDLVLIQKFWKVITVNLGHSFMFASDSMKVLKNVSEPKDLQTWTWLALKIAPNFKLK; encoded by the coding sequence ATGTTTAAGAACAAAATTACTTTAGGCATTTTAAGCCTCGCTTTCGGATTGGCCAATGCACAAATGGATAGTCTGAAAATGAACATTGATCTGCGAACACGAGCAGAACTGGATAATGGAGCAAGAACCCTCATTCCAAAAGGGAAATCTGCAGAGACAACTGTTCTTTCCCGTGCTCGAGTCGGAATAGATTATTATTATAAAAACCTGGAAGTTTACCTCAGTGCACAGGATGTAAGAACATGGGGAGAAACAGCTTCTAATACAGGAAAAAATCAGAACTTCACCATTCATGAAGCCTGGGCAAAATATCAGTTTTCAGGCCAATTTTCTTTGAAACTAGGGAAACAGATTCTTTCCTACGACAACGAACGTTTACTTGGGACATTGGATTGGATGATGCAGGGACGAAGTTTTGAAACTTTGAAAGGTATTTATACCCTAAGTCCGAATTCTAAAATCGAAGCTGCAATCACCTACAACAATGATGATAATGATACCAATGATTTGTCCGAAAAAGAGATTTACAGCATTTCGGAGGGTGGAGAAATCACAAAATCACTTCAGGTTTTGCATTATCAATTTACCGGAAACAACAAATTCCTATTCTCAGCCATCGCTCTGAATAATATTTTGCAAAATCCATCAGGTACCCATTATGATATGTTGACAATGGGAATCAATGCGAAAAAATATTTCGAAAACATCGGTTTTTTCGGTTCAGCATATTATCAAACGGGTAAAAACACAAGCGCTCAGATCAAGTCTGCTTATCAGTTTTCAATCAATTCAGATTTTCTGATTCATCCAAAGATTAATATTGTTGCCGGGACGGAATGGCTTTCCGGTAGGAGTTATGATACTTATTCCGGAGAAAACAGATCGTTCAGCCCTTTGTATGGAACCAATCACCTGCATAATGGGTTTATGGATTATTTTTATTTTGGAACGAGCCATTTTAACGGTTTCGGGTTGAATGATTATTATCTTAAATCTACTTTTAAGTTTAATTCTAACTCCATAATTACGGGTAACCTGCACATTTTCACTACAAACGGAAAACTGGGTGAGAATAATCTGGAAAAAAAATATTCATCTTATTTAGGAAGCGAACTGGATCTGGTTCTCATCCAAAAATTCTGGAAAGTGATCACGGTAAACCTAGGTCATTCCTTTATGTTTGCAAGTGACAGTATGAAAGTCCTTAAAAATGTTTCAGAACCAAAAGATCTGCAAACGTGGACGTGGCTTGCTCTGAAAATTGCGCCTAATTTCAAACTGAAATAA
- a CDS encoding RrF2 family transcriptional regulator translates to MLIFSNTCQYAIKACIILAIERRKIGIADISEKIGTPTPFTSKILQHMTRKKLISSGKGKGGGFYLDDEQFENLTIKDIYENFEGKEVLTSCLLGLSLCNGENPCPIHHLAVAVKEKVMIMFQYKIKDLKDLGSVMKLMNEPGVF, encoded by the coding sequence ATGTTGATATTTTCGAATACATGTCAGTATGCAATAAAAGCATGTATTATACTTGCCATTGAAAGGCGGAAGATTGGGATCGCAGATATTTCGGAAAAAATAGGCACCCCTACCCCTTTCACTTCCAAAATTTTACAGCATATGACCAGAAAAAAACTGATTTCTTCAGGAAAAGGAAAAGGTGGTGGTTTTTATCTCGATGATGAACAATTTGAGAATCTGACAATCAAAGACATCTATGAAAATTTTGAAGGTAAGGAAGTTCTTACCTCATGTCTTTTAGGGTTATCCTTATGTAATGGGGAAAATCCCTGTCCCATTCATCACCTTGCTGTTGCTGTAAAGGAAAAAGTGATGATCATGTTCCAATATAAGATCAAAGATCTGAAAGATCTTGGAAGTGTAATGAAGCTGATGAATGAACCAGGAGTATTTTAA
- a CDS encoding ATP-binding cassette domain-containing protein: protein MIEIHLKHQIFTSSGSKMLEVNEQLETGGIIHVSGDSGIGKTVFFKIMAGLLTPNFGVININNETVLDTENRIFLPPQKRNTALMFQNYALFPNMTVRQNITFAQKEKNTEKIDRLLEKFNLKNFENVFPSKLSGGQQQRIALARALVQDAEIILLDEPLSAVDPLMRKIMMTEIVEHQNNGATVFMTNHSEEELSAFPCRKLMIK from the coding sequence ATGATTGAGATCCACCTAAAACATCAGATTTTTACCTCTTCGGGAAGTAAAATGTTAGAGGTTAATGAACAGCTGGAAACAGGTGGGATTATACACGTTTCCGGAGATTCGGGGATTGGAAAGACTGTGTTTTTTAAGATCATGGCAGGATTGCTTACTCCGAATTTTGGGGTGATTAACATCAACAACGAAACGGTATTGGATACTGAAAACCGGATTTTTCTTCCTCCGCAAAAACGTAATACAGCATTGATGTTTCAGAATTATGCTTTGTTTCCGAATATGACGGTAAGACAGAATATTACTTTTGCACAGAAGGAAAAAAACACTGAAAAAATCGATCGTTTACTGGAAAAATTTAACCTTAAAAACTTTGAAAATGTTTTCCCATCAAAACTTTCAGGAGGGCAACAGCAGAGGATTGCATTGGCAAGAGCTTTGGTTCAGGATGCTGAGATCATTCTCCTTGATGAACCGCTTTCCGCAGTGGATCCTTTAATGAGAAAAATAATGATGACGGAGATCGTTGAACATCAAAATAATGGAGCGACGGTTTTTATGACCAATCATAGCGAAGAGGAACTCAGTGCTTTTCCGTGTAGAAAATTGATGATTAAATGA
- the modB gene encoding molybdate ABC transporter permease subunit, with product MLDQEFIYTLFLTGKLALVTTLILIIIGIPVAYWLTYSRFKLKFVLETLICMPMVLPPTVMGYYLLVAFSPENAFGKYLQECFDVRLAFSFNGIVVSSIIANLPFMIQPLQNGFSALPDELRQASYTMGKSKLVTLFRVLIPNIKTSVITAIALTFAHCIGEFGIVIMVGGNIPKETRIASVAIYDQVQALNFEAANKYAFVLFILSFLILLLIYSINRKINFTTFR from the coding sequence ATGCTAGATCAGGAATTTATCTACACATTATTCCTAACAGGAAAATTAGCATTGGTGACCACTTTGATACTGATCATCATAGGAATTCCTGTGGCATATTGGCTCACCTATTCCCGTTTCAAGCTGAAATTTGTTCTGGAAACTCTTATTTGTATGCCAATGGTACTGCCTCCTACCGTAATGGGATATTATCTTTTGGTGGCTTTCAGTCCGGAAAATGCGTTCGGGAAATATCTTCAGGAATGTTTCGATGTCCGGTTGGCTTTTTCGTTCAATGGAATTGTTGTGTCGAGTATTATTGCTAACCTTCCGTTTATGATCCAGCCTTTACAGAATGGATTTTCAGCGTTGCCTGATGAACTTAGACAAGCTTCCTACACGATGGGAAAATCAAAATTGGTTACCCTTTTCCGCGTGCTTATCCCCAATATAAAGACTTCCGTTATTACAGCTATTGCGCTCACTTTTGCGCATTGTATAGGGGAATTCGGGATTGTGATCATGGTGGGAGGAAATATTCCGAAGGAAACAAGAATTGCCTCAGTGGCTATTTACGATCAGGTTCAGGCACTTAATTTTGAAGCAGCCAATAAGTATGCATTTGTCCTTTTCATACTGTCTTTTTTAATCTTGCTTCTGATTTACAGTATTAACCGCAAAATTAACTTTACAACTTTCCGATGA
- the modA gene encoding molybdate ABC transporter substrate-binding protein, with protein MDRLIRFGHLFFTIFTLLLFFGCKKESGHQKNSTQNSFVSVAAAANLRDVLEELKKLYITENPGKKIELTFGSSGLLTQQIVNGAPFDLFLSADSSFIEKIKNENRNFGKAEIYALGKVAMWSSAFDLSEGLQTSLNPEIKKIAIADPELAPYGKNTVQALKNTGIYPKIEHKIVWAENIGQAAQFAATGNADLAFIALSTAMSKEMKAKGNYYLLSENEAASIPQSGILLKGKKQTEAKQFFDFIRSRKTAQIWQKYGYQTEIRH; from the coding sequence ATGGACAGATTGATTCGATTCGGACATTTATTTTTTACCATTTTCACTTTGTTACTTTTTTTTGGCTGTAAAAAAGAATCTGGCCATCAGAAAAATAGCACACAAAATTCATTTGTTTCTGTTGCAGCAGCGGCTAACCTCAGAGATGTTCTGGAAGAATTAAAAAAACTTTATATAACGGAAAATCCCGGTAAAAAAATAGAACTTACCTTCGGATCTTCAGGATTATTGACTCAGCAGATCGTCAATGGAGCACCCTTTGATCTCTTTCTCTCCGCAGATTCCTCTTTCATAGAGAAAATTAAAAACGAAAACAGGAATTTCGGTAAAGCCGAAATATATGCATTAGGAAAAGTAGCGATGTGGAGCTCGGCATTTGATCTTTCAGAAGGTTTGCAAACATCATTGAACCCCGAAATAAAAAAAATCGCAATTGCTGATCCTGAATTGGCTCCATATGGGAAAAATACCGTTCAGGCTTTGAAAAATACAGGAATCTATCCAAAGATCGAACACAAAATAGTCTGGGCGGAAAACATTGGTCAGGCTGCACAATTTGCCGCTACAGGGAATGCTGATCTCGCTTTTATAGCCCTTTCTACAGCTATGAGCAAAGAAATGAAAGCTAAAGGGAATTATTATCTCTTGTCGGAGAACGAAGCAGCTTCAATCCCACAAAGCGGCATCCTGCTGAAAGGAAAAAAACAGACAGAAGCCAAGCAGTTCTTTGATTTTATAAGAAGCCGAAAAACAGCACAGATCTGGCAAAAATACGGATACCAAACTGAAATACGACACTAA
- a CDS encoding hemerythrin domain-containing protein — protein MKRNENLVPLSRDHHFGLLCSWKIREGVRKNITYDRIKKYINYFWQESLSKHFEIEDTVLPEPENESLQFQMQKEHSEIRKLINTVNQSQNPRLLEDFADALSGHIRFEERMYFPHLENHLSDDEMTEIGNKLSLIHQKEQDNYPDQFWK, from the coding sequence ATGAAAAGGAATGAAAATTTAGTACCACTATCAAGAGATCATCATTTCGGATTGTTGTGCAGCTGGAAGATCCGTGAAGGGGTTAGAAAGAATATTACTTACGACAGGATCAAAAAATATATCAACTATTTTTGGCAGGAAAGCCTGAGCAAACATTTTGAAATAGAGGATACCGTATTGCCGGAACCGGAAAATGAAAGCCTTCAGTTTCAGATGCAGAAAGAACATTCTGAAATAAGAAAGCTGATTAATACTGTGAATCAATCTCAGAATCCCAGACTTTTAGAAGATTTTGCAGATGCTTTGAGCGGGCATATACGTTTTGAAGAACGAATGTATTTTCCACATCTGGAAAACCATTTATCAGATGATGAAATGACGGAAATAGGAAACAAACTGAGCCTTATCCATCAGAAAGAGCAGGACAACTATCCGGATCAGTTCTGGAAATGA
- a CDS encoding nitric-oxide reductase large subunit — protein MTPKKLWIWLTAVILGSFAVLIFYGVEIYRKIPPVPDKIVTTDGTIIATGQDIKDGQNVWQSIGGQTVGSIWGHGAYIAPDWSADYLHRESLLLLEELAKKDGKVYKDLSDDEQAKYKVLLKKEIRKNTLDEATNTIVISPERAKVQAELAKYYAKIFMDDPEMAKLRDQYAIPKNTVKTPERMAKMNAFFSWAAWVCITDRPGDEVSYTNNWPHDEMIGNIPPPSLHLWSGFSVLMLLGCVGLLVFYHARHKEEELSEKLPLEDPLRNMKPTPSMRATLKYIWVVALLILVQMLAGVVTAHYGVEGSAFYGFPLDEILPQSISRSWHVQLAIFWIATSWLATGLYIAPAVSGYEPKYQVLGVNVLFGALLIVVLGSLAGQWFGVMQKLGYVDNFLWGHSGYEYVELGRVWQILLLVGLILWLVLMIRALLPALKKKDANRHLLLLFTLSAVAIALFYGAGLMYGRQTHMAIAEYWRWWVVHLWVEGFFEVFATVVAAFLFTRLGLLGLKSATNAVLFSTIIFLAGGILGTFHHLYFSATPTAVLALGATFSALEIVPLVLIGFEAWQNYKISKSTKWIRAYKWPIYCFIAMCFWNFLGAGIFGFAINPPIALYYIQGLNTTAVHGHAALFGVYGILGIGLMMFVLRGLYPDRHWNDKLIGWAFWLTNIGLLVMVTISLLPIGIMQSVASIKEGYWYARSAEFMQTDMMHTLRWLRVPGDVLLAVGELLIVIFIIGLKTGWSLKEKR, from the coding sequence ATGACACCTAAAAAATTATGGATCTGGCTCACGGCGGTCATTCTGGGTTCCTTTGCGGTACTTATTTTCTATGGCGTGGAGATCTACAGAAAGATTCCGCCGGTTCCCGACAAAATTGTAACTACAGATGGTACCATTATAGCAACCGGACAGGACATCAAAGACGGACAAAATGTTTGGCAATCTATCGGGGGACAGACCGTTGGAAGTATATGGGGACACGGAGCATACATCGCGCCTGACTGGAGTGCCGACTATCTTCACCGCGAATCACTTCTTCTTCTGGAAGAACTGGCTAAAAAAGATGGAAAAGTTTATAAAGATTTATCCGACGATGAACAGGCGAAATACAAGGTTCTTCTGAAAAAAGAAATCCGCAAAAATACGTTGGACGAAGCCACAAACACCATTGTGATCAGTCCGGAACGTGCTAAAGTACAGGCAGAACTGGCTAAGTATTATGCAAAAATATTCATGGATGATCCGGAAATGGCAAAGCTGAGAGATCAATACGCTATTCCGAAAAATACAGTGAAGACTCCCGAAAGAATGGCAAAAATGAATGCCTTCTTCTCATGGGCAGCGTGGGTTTGTATCACAGATCGTCCCGGCGATGAGGTTTCATATACCAATAACTGGCCTCATGATGAGATGATCGGTAATATTCCGCCGCCTTCATTGCACTTATGGTCAGGTTTCAGTGTCCTGATGCTGTTGGGTTGTGTAGGTTTACTTGTATTTTATCATGCCCGTCATAAAGAAGAAGAACTCAGCGAGAAACTTCCGTTGGAAGATCCTTTAAGAAATATGAAGCCAACTCCTTCCATGAGGGCTACGTTAAAATATATCTGGGTTGTTGCTCTTCTGATCCTGGTTCAGATGCTTGCAGGGGTAGTTACCGCACATTACGGGGTAGAAGGAAGTGCTTTCTATGGATTTCCGCTGGATGAGATCCTGCCACAATCCATTTCCCGAAGCTGGCATGTTCAGCTGGCTATTTTCTGGATTGCAACCTCATGGTTGGCAACAGGATTATATATTGCACCTGCCGTTTCAGGATACGAACCAAAATATCAGGTACTTGGGGTGAATGTTTTATTCGGGGCATTGCTGATCGTGGTTTTAGGTTCATTGGCAGGACAATGGTTCGGAGTAATGCAGAAATTAGGTTATGTTGATAATTTCCTTTGGGGACATTCCGGATACGAATATGTAGAATTGGGTAGAGTATGGCAGATTTTACTATTGGTTGGGCTTATTTTGTGGTTGGTATTGATGATCAGAGCCTTATTACCTGCCTTGAAGAAAAAAGATGCCAACAGACATTTACTACTTTTATTCACGCTTTCTGCAGTAGCGATCGCATTGTTCTATGGAGCAGGATTAATGTACGGAAGACAAACACACATGGCAATTGCCGAATATTGGAGATGGTGGGTCGTACACCTTTGGGTAGAAGGTTTCTTTGAAGTATTTGCAACCGTTGTAGCAGCATTCTTATTTACAAGATTGGGATTATTAGGATTAAAATCCGCTACCAATGCCGTATTGTTCTCTACCATTATTTTCCTTGCAGGGGGTATCTTAGGAACATTCCACCACTTGTATTTCAGTGCTACACCTACCGCAGTATTGGCTTTAGGAGCTACATTCAGTGCATTGGAAATTGTTCCGTTGGTATTGATTGGGTTTGAAGCATGGCAGAATTATAAGATCAGTAAATCCACAAAATGGATCAGAGCTTACAAATGGCCGATCTACTGCTTCATTGCTATGTGTTTCTGGAATTTCTTAGGAGCAGGGATCTTTGGATTTGCGATTAATCCGCCGATTGCGCTATACTATATTCAGGGCTTGAATACAACAGCTGTACATGGTCATGCTGCATTATTCGGAGTGTACGGAATTTTAGGAATCGGATTGATGATGTTTGTATTGCGTGGATTGTATCCGGACAGGCACTGGAATGATAAACTCATTGGATGGGCATTCTGGCTTACCAACATCGGCTTATTGGTCATGGTTACCATCAGTTTACTTCCTATCGGCATCATGCAGTCTGTTGCATCTATTAAAGAAGGATATTGGTATGCCCGTTCCGCAGAATTCATGCAAACCGATATGATGCATACCTTACGCTGGCTGCGCGTTCCCGGGGATGTGTTGCTTGCTGTGGGAGAACTGTTGATCGTCATTTTCATTATCGGACTTAAAACAGGATGGTCATTAAAAGAAAAGAGATAA
- the ric gene encoding iron-sulfur cluster repair di-iron protein, whose amino-acid sequence MNIKTDFIGEIVAEDFRTAAIFKKYGIDFCCKGGRTIEEACENRKIDTEPIYEEIENLSKRDDNSIDFNSWPLDLLADYVEKTHHRYVEEKTPVLQAFLDKLCKVHGGSHPELFEIRELFDASAQDLGAHMKKEELMLFPFIKNMVKAQIDGSAIPQPPFGTVENPVNMMKHEHTVEGERLRKIAELTDEYTPPADACNTYRVTFSMLQDFENDLHKHIHLENNILFPKAIKLEKEFQ is encoded by the coding sequence ATGAATATAAAGACAGATTTTATAGGCGAAATAGTGGCGGAAGATTTTAGAACTGCTGCAATATTCAAAAAGTACGGAATCGATTTCTGCTGCAAAGGAGGCAGAACCATCGAAGAAGCCTGCGAAAACAGAAAGATCGATACAGAACCCATCTACGAAGAAATAGAAAACCTTTCAAAAAGAGATGACAATTCTATTGATTTCAACAGTTGGCCATTAGATTTACTCGCAGATTATGTAGAGAAGACACATCACCGCTACGTGGAAGAGAAAACACCTGTTCTTCAGGCATTTTTAGACAAGCTTTGTAAGGTACATGGTGGAAGTCATCCCGAACTGTTTGAGATCAGAGAGCTGTTTGATGCTTCTGCACAGGATCTGGGAGCACACATGAAGAAAGAAGAACTTATGCTTTTCCCATTCATTAAAAACATGGTTAAAGCACAGATTGACGGAAGTGCAATTCCACAGCCGCCATTCGGAACAGTGGAAAATCCGGTGAACATGATGAAGCATGAACACACCGTAGAAGGGGAAAGACTGAGAAAGATTGCAGAACTTACTGATGAATACACTCCTCCGGCTGATGCCTGCAACACATATAGAGTAACTTTCTCAATGCTTCAGGATTTTGAAAATGATCTTCACAAGCACATTCATCTGGAAAATAACATCCTTTTCCCGAAAGCAATTAAACTGGAAAAAGAATTTCAGTAA
- a CDS encoding c-type cytochrome, whose protein sequence is MKKLLLAALLLSLSITACSDKKETVATDTTNATESNIMLDEPKPADSSEITSTAAASGPEAEIAEGKSLVEGTDCLGCHKLDSKLVGPAYQEVAAKYTEADIDRLAQKIIDGGKGVWGDIPMTPHAGMSKENAQKMVKYILSLKKS, encoded by the coding sequence ATGAAAAAATTATTATTAGCAGCATTACTGTTATCACTTAGCATCACCGCTTGTTCAGACAAAAAAGAAACAGTAGCAACAGATACAACAAACGCTACAGAATCCAATATAATGCTTGATGAACCTAAACCGGCAGACTCTTCAGAGATTACATCCACAGCTGCAGCAAGCGGTCCTGAAGCTGAAATTGCAGAAGGAAAATCATTGGTGGAAGGTACAGACTGCCTTGGTTGTCATAAGCTAGACTCAAAGTTAGTAGGTCCTGCTTATCAGGAAGTGGCTGCTAAATATACAGAAGCAGATATTGATCGGCTTGCACAGAAAATCATTGACGGAGGTAAAGGCGTTTGGGGAGATATTCCTATGACACCACATGCCGGAATGAGTAAAGAAAATGCACAGAAAATGGTAAAATATATTCTTTCATTAAAAAAATCATAA